A region of the Leptospira venezuelensis genome:
ATGGAAATCCTTTATAATGAAGAGTAATTCTAAGAGATTTGTTTTCCGAAAGGTTGACATCTTCAAATATTTTGGTGGTATACCCATACAAATATTTCCCGAGACGAACCTCGTATTTATTTTCCCCGCCATATATAGGAAAAACCAATTCACATCCCGCAGGGAATCTGAATTGTTCGTAATTGTTCCAAAGCTTGAAAAAATTCAGTCCTCTATCTGGATTTATTAAAACGCTTCTCTCAAAGACGGTCCCCTTTTCTTCTCTCAATACAGCTATCATATATTCCTTATAGGAAAGCCTTTGAGTTCCATCAGAAAATTCGTTTGGCAAATAGATTTTAATAAAGTTATTTTTCGAATCGAAAACTGGATTTGGCATATGTTGCCAATACAAAATATTACCTCTACAGTTCATAATAAACGAAATAGAAAAAATAAATATCAACAACCGATTCACAGACTCCCTCCGCATGTATTTCCAGTTGCTTCTGCACCTTTTACAATCAATCCAACAGGAATTGGACTAAAAATATCAATTGTATTTATAAATGATTCTAAATAATTACCTTGCGATAAATTATAACCTGCGGAACCTCCAGAGTAGATTTGTAGTATTTTACTTAATGTAATACTCGTTTCAAACAATGGGACACCACTTATATAGTTAAAACTACCAAATACAGGAACGTTTCCGGGCATCACACCCAATCCCGGCATCCCAAAAAAGGCAATCGATCCGGCAGTGACGGCGAATGAGACTGCAGCTGCGTAACAACCGGCAATTCTCGCATTCTTCTCATTCCAGCGTAAATGATTCAAACTAGATTTAGAATAACCTCCCACAATATAAGCTTGAAAAGTAAATGGAGACAATACAGATCCTGCTGCAAGGATTCCAACTCCTAATCCAGTATAGAGAAGTATTGGAACTGCTGCTGAAGCAAGTAATGCTACACCTACTGCCATTGCTAGTGCAGAGAAAACCAACATCGATGCAACACCTAAAGCAAAAAGTCCCGCGATGATTGCCGCGCCTGCAACGGTCATAGCCAATGCAGCTGCCATAAGTACTGCACTGACTCCTATAACGGCAGCCGCTGCTGCAAGAACAGTGGCTTGAATCAAAGCAACCCCACCTATAACTAATCCAGCAGCTCCGACAATGGCCGCTGCTGAACTCGCAAGAAGAGCTGTTGAACCGACTATCGCTGCGGCGCCCACACCTGCTACTACAAGTGCGGAAGATCCGAACAGAGCCGCTGATCCGCCAATTATTCCAGAGGCTAGACCTAATCCAAGAGCTGTGCTTCCTCCAACTACAGAACCAATTGCTGCGCCTCCAGCTCCTATTGCTCCTGCACCCAAGAGCGTAGCACCAGCTATCATAGCAGCAGCCGATCCTGCAGCGCCTCCAGCTATTACTCCGCCAAGAGCAGTACCTATGGCTCCTACGGGGTTCAATATCAACATTGCACTGCTAAGTGTTAAACTAAAATTTAAGAAACCTAGGCCGTTACTACTCAACCAAGAACTGAGAATACTATGGCCGCTTGGATCTGTGTAACTTATCGGATTACCTTCAGCATACGCGTAAAGATCCATTCCCGTTGGACGACTCCCATCAATTACAGAGTCTGCTTGTAGAAATCTACCAAGAATTGGATCGTAATATCTTGCTTTATAATAATATAATCCGGTTTCTCTGTCTTCCTCTTGTGATGTATATTTATATCTAAATACATCTGGACCAAAAGAATCTTCCCTTTGAATTTCTCCATAAGGTTTATATGATACATGAGAGGCTCCAGACTGCGCTCCTCCTGTGACTCGATTTCCTGACCCATCAGTTGCCATAACAATAGATCCCAAATGATCCGGATGAAGAAATAGAAATCCAGTTATTGGCATTCCTGCCCCTGAGCCAGGTTCGTAAGGACTACCGATTCCGGTTGCCCCCGAATCAATGTAAGGTACCATTGTCCAAGGGGCATTACCGTTACTTCCTGGTAAAGCGATGGAACAATTTGAAAAGGAAATTATCAAAATAGGTGTAATAAACTTGATCGTTAATTTCCAAAGTCCGTCCCCAAACGAAAGTAACGCGAACGCGACACCTAAAAATACTGTAACATATAAAAATGCGATATTCGTTCCAGGAACAAAAAGCAGATATTTAATTCCTCTAATAGCAATATCCTTAGATTGCCAGAGATAAGTATTCCAAGTAGATCCGAGTCCCGAAGAAGCTACGAGCTCTTGATTTACGTAAGAAATTAGATCTGGGTTCTGTCTTGACCACTGACCGACTAAATCTCCAGAATTTCCTTTGAAATATAGCGTATGCTGCGGAGACTTTCCAGGAGTTAAAACAACTTCATAAATTCCACCCAATGTAATCGTCTTAGTTCCATCACTACTTCTTGTTTTTCGAATACGAGTTCCAGAAAAATCGTAATCAAATTTGATCGTCTCCCCGCTTGCAGTATCAACTTGTTTCAATTTTTGAAACGGATTGTAAGAAAACGATTCGTCATTTTTGTTAATTACGTTTCCTGCATTATCGTAAACGTAATGATAAGAAAGGTTATCTCCTGAAACATCGGTAGCTGCATTTTTATGTAAACTATTTGAATAGGAATAAGTCAAATTCCCTTTTTTAAGAAGTCTACCTGAATCCGAATATTGGTATTCTTCTGCTCCATAAACTCCTGTAGCAGAAATAAGACGACCAATGGAATCATAAGAAAAACTTTGAGAACGAACTGGATTTTTATTATCTGTTATCGAAGAATAATTTCCATAATCGTTATAACTGTAATTCAAATCTTGGTAAGAATCTGAGTCTTTACTTGTTTGGATACGAACCAGATTTTTCTTCACAGGATTATAATAAATATTTGTATTAACTCCATTTCCCAAAATCCTCTGAATCTTCAAAAGCCCATCCTCTATCTTAGGTCCGGCGTATTGAACTACTGGAAAATCAGAACCACTACCATCTCCCGGAGTCAAAGTTACAGCAGAAAGGTAACCGGCTTCAGAATAGAGATTTTTAACAATACTTCCTTCCGGATAAGTAAATTCTTCGACTTGCCCTTGAAGATTATATTTCTTTTGAATGATAAAGGTTAACTCTTCTTCCGAAAGATGTTTCTTAAGAAGTGTTTGGTTACCTCTGGCATCATATTCAAAATCAGTGATTCCTAAAGAATCAGTTACTTTGGTTAAGCGGCCTATTCCATTTGCTACGGATTGGTTATCGTATTCGTAAACTTGATATACTGTTTCTCCCTGGGAGCCTATTCCCGCAATCTGTGTAACTCTACCCAATACATCATAGGAGTATTCGATTTTAGAACCACTCGCCAACCGTTGTTCCTGAAGATTTCCTGAATTGGAATCGTATATGTATTGAGTTGTCCCCGAATCCGGGCTTATGACTTTTGTTTTTCTCCCAGAAAAATCACTCTGGATGTAAGTAATCCCATTTTCAGGATCTATGATCTGAGAAATTTGACCATTCGATGCGTACTTATATTGAGTGGTCTTTCCTTGTAGTGTAGAAGACACAGTTTGCCCTAAAGAATTTTTTACTTCAATTTTTTCTTGTATAACATTACCGTTATTCGACTCTTTTACTGTGGTAATCAACCCTGATACCGAAACTGAAGTAGAAGATCCGTCATTCCGTTCAGAAAGGACCATGTTTCCTTCGGCATCGTAAGTAAAACTCGTCCAAGAAAATGGGTTAGACCCTTCTAAATAAGAATCTATTTTCTTTACAGTTTGCCCTTGAGGATTACCGTATGTTTCTTCTACAAGTACATAGCCATTCACTAAACTGCTTCGTTTTTTAGTGATTCCTGTAATTATATTGTTAGATTCTTCCTGCCAACTTTGGCCGTTACTTCTGCGGAAAGTTTTTCGTACTAACTTATTCTCTAAGTCTCCTGTATTTTCATATTCTATCTTCTCGGACCATTCCGACTCCCCAGGAAGATAGCTTAAAACTGCTCTTCCAAAAGTATCATATTCGGTTTTAGATACAACACCATTAGAATTTGTGTTAGAAACTTCCAATCCATTGGTTAAATTATATTCTTTTAAAGTAATATGGCCGAGGGAATTGGAAATCTTGATTGGATACTTATGTACTATGGAATCATATTCTATTGAATTTGTATTTCCGTTAGAATCAAGAGTCGACGTTGGATTTCCATATTCATCGTAAGCCTGGATATATTGATTTTTCCAAACTCCATCGGAAACCAATTCTCGAACTGCAGATACTAATCGACCGGAATAATTAAACTTCTTATCAGACAGTAATTCTCCATCCTTAAAAAGCTGAATTTCAGTCGGCTTTCCTAAAATACTTTGGCTCCAGTCATTTAGATATGTTGTCTTTTCTGACAATATAGTTCCATTTATGGATGTTACTTTGTTTAAAATATTTCCGTAAGAATCATAGGTTTTCGAAATTAATGAAGAAGAAAAAACGTTCCCTGCTTGGTATTTTATCTCAGAGGTATCTCCAGGTAATACCAAGGTCCCGCCAAAAACAGAAGTCGATTTATTATAACTCCAGGTCGATTCAGAAAGTAAAATACCATTCTTTTTAATCTTTTGATATGTAGGTCTCCCGGACATCTCGATAAAACTTGGATCGTATTCTATCTCTATCGTTTGATTCAGAATCGAATCGGTCTGAGTCATTTTCTGAAAACCGATATAAGTAGAATTTCGAAAACCTCCTAGATAAAATCTGGCAAACGAATATGAATAACTTCCCGAACTTAAAATAGTATCCCCGGTTTTTTGAGTTAACCTGGTGATTAGATAATCAGCTCCCCCAAATGGAACAAATTGGGGAGAAGAAGAATTATACAAGCTCGGTTGAATTGCTCCCGGATGATTTTTCGAAAGTTGATATTCTAAATTTAATTCTACATTACCCTGGGAGGAATAAGATCCATTTTCAACCTTCGAAAGAAGTCCACTCGGAAGCGCTTGATTGAATCGAATATAATGCAATTCTAAACTGGATTCATAAGGAAAACTTCTGTAAGCGATGCTCGATATTCCAGGAGCGCTACTCGCAACAGAAGTTTGAAGATTTACTTTATTACCCTTTAATCCTAAAATCTCCGGCTTACCATCAGAGTTTGTATCGATCGAAAGGAAGTATCCGCCCGTAGTCCAGCTATCGTCTCCATTTTCAGAGTAAGTAACATACCCATTCGAATCCGATTTCGCATATGAAACCGCCAAAACACCGTTCGCAGCATCATATCTTAAGAAATCAGCTTTGTTATCTCCGTTTAGATCTATGAAATCTTTTCGATTCCTCCAATTAAAATAAGAAATAGAACTCGAATCCCCACTACTGGAAGTGGAAGGTATATAGGAATCTAAATCAATAGCTACTTCATAAGAACTTGCGTTACCAATCGTAACTATAAACTTATAGGTAGTAACAGTTGTTACTACGCCATTCGAATCAGTCTGATCTATGCTCGTTACATCAGCTCTAAGAGTATCTAAAGCACCATCTCCATTCAAATCTTTAGAAACATCTTGGTTCCAATTTACCTTGAAAGGAGTTAGGTATTTGGAATTCATCGAGTCATAAATTTCTACATTAAAAAATGAGTTGGAAAGGTCGGTATTATCATAAGATATTCTGTCTTTCACTCCATCTCCAGAAAGATCAGCCTCTACATAAACCGTATTGGAACTTGAACCAGACTCTTTATTGGCAAACGCTCCATTAACGTTGATAGTTTGAAGAGGACTCGCTCCATTTGTTAAAAAAGTTCTCCCCGTAAATGGATAATAAGAGATACTTCCTTGGTTACCTGGCATAGAGAAAAATGCAAAGTCCAAATATCCGTCTCCGTTTAGGTCTGAAAAGAACTGGTCACCCTTGTTACCGAAATCGGTTCTTGAAATTTTATTTGTTTCTATTATTTTAAGTAACCCATTCTGCAAATCTAA
Encoded here:
- a CDS encoding RHS repeat-associated core domain-containing protein, yielding MRLNKKNSVTLFVLIASFFFIAWNPLRPILNYFASVFSGGETSIPLPLPNIQIGITGKPSFSLNIQVPPGAGDLVPSITIDYTASGTQSILGSGWNLGGFPRILKNPNLGVHFGATDGYSSSLLGELIETSTSGVYRSKMESFYKIKLDGNVWVFQDKSGITYEYGRNDTNGSGSIILINGAAITSYLDKVRDSFGNGYDIIYSSDTTISDEPLPQEIKYARGNGRIVFSYKDRSSGFREQIFYLTKAAFRKKLLDKIEVYAKDSSGSEQLIETYDFSYDTTDRGPILSSFERENYKPINFSYTERTTQANLFNSNGKNYDVSFQAMNPNVQSSCAATQTACLCTASAACMAATLGYARILCAQGIASYQNVCTYGVTSTFVTPADTDGDGSPELVKITGNMTNQKFSVSKLSDWNASTSNPISTSNATVGEHIGITSIGKILPGDFNGDGKSDFLILKNNGEALKVYYGPDFSSESYSNVTAQSLGASSAKHFVLDVNGDGKTDFIQADSNNNLLVYTSTGSGFQKIQTLTITPYGTSFQQFVDLDRNGVPDFVRINDSTSQELIVTFLDLQNGLLKIIETNKISRTDFGNKGDQFFSDLNGDGYLDFAFFSMPGNQGSISYYPFTGRTFLTNGASPLQTINVNGAFANKESGSSSNTVYVEADLSGDGVKDRISYDNTDLSNSFFNVEIYDSMNSKYLTPFKVNWNQDVSKDLNGDGALDTLRADVTSIDQTDSNGVVTTVTTYKFIVTIGNASSYEVAIDLDSYIPSTSSSGDSSSISYFNWRNRKDFIDLNGDNKADFLRYDAANGVLAVSYAKSDSNGYVTYSENGDDSWTTGGYFLSIDTNSDGKPEILGLKGNKVNLQTSVASSAPGISSIAYRSFPYESSLELHYIRFNQALPSGLLSKVENGSYSSQGNVELNLEYQLSKNHPGAIQPSLYNSSSPQFVPFGGADYLITRLTQKTGDTILSSGSYSYSFARFYLGGFRNSTYIGFQKMTQTDSILNQTIEIEYDPSFIEMSGRPTYQKIKKNGILLSESTWSYNKSTSVFGGTLVLPGDTSEIKYQAGNVFSSSLISKTYDSYGNILNKVTSINGTILSEKTTYLNDWSQSILGKPTEIQLFKDGELLSDKKFNYSGRLVSAVRELVSDGVWKNQYIQAYDEYGNPTSTLDSNGNTNSIEYDSIVHKYPIKISNSLGHITLKEYNLTNGLEVSNTNSNGVVSKTEYDTFGRAVLSYLPGESEWSEKIEYENTGDLENKLVRKTFRRSNGQSWQEESNNIITGITKKRSSLVNGYVLVEETYGNPQGQTVKKIDSYLEGSNPFSWTSFTYDAEGNMVLSERNDGSSTSVSVSGLITTVKESNNGNVIQEKIEVKNSLGQTVSSTLQGKTTQYKYASNGQISQIIDPENGITYIQSDFSGRKTKVISPDSGTTQYIYDSNSGNLQEQRLASGSKIEYSYDVLGRVTQIAGIGSQGETVYQVYEYDNQSVANGIGRLTKVTDSLGITDFEYDARGNQTLLKKHLSEEELTFIIQKKYNLQGQVEEFTYPEGSIVKNLYSEAGYLSAVTLTPGDGSGSDFPVVQYAGPKIEDGLLKIQRILGNGVNTNIYYNPVKKNLVRIQTSKDSDSYQDLNYSYNDYGNYSSITDNKNPVRSQSFSYDSIGRLISATGVYGAEEYQYSDSGRLLKKGNLTYSYSNSLHKNAATDVSGDNLSYHYVYDNAGNVINKNDESFSYNPFQKLKQVDTASGETIKFDYDFSGTRIRKTRSSDGTKTITLGGIYEVVLTPGKSPQHTLYFKGNSGDLVGQWSRQNPDLISYVNQELVASSGLGSTWNTYLWQSKDIAIRGIKYLLFVPGTNIAFLYVTVFLGVAFALLSFGDGLWKLTIKFITPILIISFSNCSIALPGSNGNAPWTMVPYIDSGATGIGSPYEPGSGAGMPITGFLFLHPDHLGSIVMATDGSGNRVTGGAQSGASHVSYKPYGEIQREDSFGPDVFRYKYTSQEEDRETGLYYYKARYYDPILGRFLQADSVIDGSRPTGMDLYAYAEGNPISYTDPSGHSILSSWLSSNGLGFLNFSLTLSSAMLILNPVGAIGTALGGVIAGGAAGSAAAMIAGATLLGAGAIGAGGAAIGSVVGGSTALGLGLASGIIGGSAALFGSSALVVAGVGAAAIVGSTALLASSAAAIVGAAGLVIGGVALIQATVLAAAAAVIGVSAVLMAAALAMTVAGAAIIAGLFALGVASMLVFSALAMAVGVALLASAAVPILLYTGLGVGILAAGSVLSPFTFQAYIVGGYSKSSLNHLRWNEKNARIAGCYAAAVSFAVTAGSIAFFGMPGLGVMPGNVPVFGSFNYISGVPLFETSITLSKILQIYSGGSAGYNLSQGNYLESFINTIDIFSPIPVGLIVKGAEATGNTCGGSL